The nucleotide sequence GGCGGTGGGGGCCTTCGCCCACAGCCGCTCCTCGGCGCCGAGGGTCTTCGCGAGGAGCCGGTTCTGCCGCTTGTCGAGCCCGAACAGCGGCAGCACGTCCGCCCCGCCGTCGCCGTACTTGGTGAAGAACCCGGTCACGGACTCGGCGCCGTGGTCGGTGCCGATCACCAGGTAGTTGTGCTCCCCGGCGATCGCGTACTGCGCGATCATCCGCATCCGGGCCTTGATGTTGCCCTTGTTGAAGTCGGAGATCTCCCGGTCCGTGGCGCCCTCGAAGCCGTGCTCGAAGCCGTCCACCGCCGGGGCGATGTCGTAGGTGATGGTGCGGTCGGCGGCGACGAAGCGCAGGGCCGCCTGGGCGTCCTCCTCGTCGTGCTGCTTCCGGTGGGGCAGGCGCACGCCCACGAACTCCGCCTCGCCGCCCTCGGCGCGCACCCGCTCGACCGCCAGCTGGGCGAGCCGGCCGGCCAGCGTGGAGTCGAGGCCCCCGCTGATGCCGAGCACGAAGCCCTTCGTGCCGCTGGCCCGCAGGTAGTCGCAGAGGAAGCCGACGCGCGCCTCGATCTCCTGCTCGGGGTCGATCTCGGGCTTCACGCCCATCTCTTCGATGATTGCTGCCTGCAGTGTCCGCATGGGCCCATGCTAGTGCGGGCCGCGCCCGGGCGGGCAAGGGGAACACGGTCCCGGAACGGCGGGGCCCTTGCGTAGGATGCGGGCCATGCCCCCGCACCGGAGCCGCCCCCGGGAGCACCGGATCCGACCGACCGAGCGAACCAGGAGCGCAGCATGAGCGAGCAGCACGGGACCGACCGCCGGAACACCGCCGAGGACACCCCTGGGAACACCTCCGGGAACACCTCACGG is from Kocuria rosea and encodes:
- the nadE gene encoding ammonia-dependent NAD(+) synthetase, which produces MRTLQAAIIEEMGVKPEIDPEQEIEARVGFLCDYLRASGTKGFVLGISGGLDSTLAGRLAQLAVERVRAEGGEAEFVGVRLPHRKQHDEEDAQAALRFVAADRTITYDIAPAVDGFEHGFEGATDREISDFNKGNIKARMRMIAQYAIAGEHNYLVIGTDHGAESVTGFFTKYGDGGADVLPLFGLDKRQNRLLAKTLGAEERLWAKAPTADLLDDAPGQTDEAELGLSYDDIDDYLEGREVADAVAEQIEHRWRITRHKRTTPATILDDWWRS